In the Anaerolineae bacterium genome, TAGAGAGGAGTTTTGCGGATGTGAGCGGCCTTATTCGGTTGGTAAGGTGCATGGGCTTCGCAGATGTCATTTTGCTTGAAATGATGCGGTGATTTGCGCCAGGTTCAAGGGCGAAAAAAATTACACGTCGTTGCAGAAGCGCCGGAATTCACACACACTGCATTTGCCGCGCCGGCTTGGCGCCGGTGGCATCGTCTCGTGCAGGACGATGCGGCGCATGTCCTCCAGGGCGGTTTCCACCTGGCGGCGCAGGGCGGGTGTGATGTCCACCATCTTGGCCCGCCGCGCCGGGATGAGGTAGATGAAGCCCCGGCGTACTGGCAAATGCCATTGTTCTTCCAGTATCATCCCATAGGCCGTCACCTGCATGAAGAAATGTGTTACGACCCGGCCGGCAGTGAATTTGTAGTCGACAGGAATGGCTTCCCACTCGCCGTGTATATTATCGTCGGTGCGGATGGCCATGTCAAGTTTGCCGGAAAGGGCTAAATGCGCCGAATAGAGGTCAACGTTGAAGAGGCATGTGCCGCGTTGGAGGCCGTATGCCCGCAGGGAGCGACGTTTTTCCCGCTGACGTTCGTCCTCTCCCGCCATGGTGCCGGCTTCCATGAGGAAGGTGGTGGGGCGGACGTGCGGAAGGCAGTACAGGTAATAGACGATGCGCGGGCAGTAGAAGTATTGTTTCAGGTCGCTGACGCGGAATAATGGGCTTATTTGGTTGGGTTGGTTTTCTCTTGTTGTTTCCATTGGCGCCTCTTGTTCCAGCAGGTGGTGCAGATGGGGAAGATCTGGACGTCGGCGGCTTTGTTGCCGGCGCGCTTTTTGATCTTGGCCAGGAGTTCATCCATGTGGCTGGGGGCGAGGGAGCCGGCGAAGGCGGAGTATTGGATGCGCTCCAGCCCGTAGTCAAGGCAGATGTCGGCCACTTTGCTGCGCAATCGGTCATCCGGGATGTCATATACTACGACGCACTGCATGGGCATTCACCATTTGACGCAGAAGGGTGTATAGGCGTCGCGTTCCTGGCGCAGGAACGTTGCCATGTGGCGGGCCTGTTGTTGGATGATATGGCGCAGGAGCATTTTCTTGCGCCCGTAGCGTTCGGGTTTTTCCAAGCGCTCGAGGACCCCTTCGGCGATAGTGCGGCGGGTTTCGGCGGTGAGCCGCAGGTCCTGGTCTTGTTCGAAGCGTGTGTTGCGGTTGGCCATGGCGAAGATGACGCGGTCGGCGGCGGGGGCGCGGAATTCTTCGATCAGGTCGAGCACGAGGCTGGGTTTGCCGGCGCGATCGGCGTGGAGGAAGCCGGCGTAGGGGTCGAGGCCGGCGAGGATGA is a window encoding:
- the cas2 gene encoding CRISPR-associated endonuclease Cas2 translates to MQCVVVYDIPDDRLRSKVADICLDYGLERIQYSAFAGSLAPSHMDELLAKIKKRAGNKAADVQIFPICTTCWNKRRQWKQQEKTNPTK
- the cas4 gene encoding CRISPR-associated protein Cas4 produces the protein METTRENQPNQISPLFRVSDLKQYFYCPRIVYYLYCLPHVRPTTFLMEAGTMAGEDERQREKRRSLRAYGLQRGTCLFNVDLYSAHLALSGKLDMAIRTDDNIHGEWEAIPVDYKFTAGRVVTHFFMQVTAYGMILEEQWHLPVRRGFIYLIPARRAKMVDITPALRRQVETALEDMRRIVLHETMPPAPSRRGKCSVCEFRRFCNDV